DNA sequence from the Scophthalmus maximus strain ysfricsl-2021 chromosome 1, ASM2237912v1, whole genome shotgun sequence genome:
GGAAGTTTGTAgctaaatgaaacaaaagttgaCAAATTGCTCCCGAGTCAATTTGATATTTTGTAAGATATGATTTTTCAgatgatgtgaatgtcacaaaACCAGTTGTGCTGCAGTCCCATggccccacaaacacacacacacacacacacatacattgtaTGCAATCACAAACTCACACTCACTCGCATGTCATGTCTCTTTCCAGCTGACTGACGATGAAGTATGTAGTATTACAGGGAAAGTGGTCAgtggtgtggaggagggaggttgtagggtgcgtgtgtgtgtgtgtgtgtgtgtgtgtgtgtgtggttgtgcaagggtggggtgggggtgtaaGCGGGGAAAACCCGCTCTGGGCTGAGGCTTCTGTGTGCCTCCACCTGACACAGCGAGACTCCgagaaagtaagaaaaaaggaggaaattcCCCTTTGTCTTGTCTGATCTAACAAAGGAAGTATTTGCTGGCAGTGGAGGAATTTCACAACAGCTTTTGCCAAATAGAAGACAAAATCAGccatgggtgtgtgtttgtgtatgtgtgtgagtgtgagtgggcgtgtgtgtgtgtgtgtgtgtgtgtgtgtgtttgagagagagagagagggcgacaGTGCTGCTGCCCTGGCTGGCTTGAGCTGTTTGCCAACTCAgcttcaatttttttccttgctATTTCAGCTATGAAATTACTTCACATTCATTGCGAGAGCAcaaaattgtcattttctttcttctccttcttcttttaattaagTGAACAGAAagcacataaatacataaatataataattaacaCAGAGTCCcagcattttaaatataaataaatataaataaatacatacagatAATAGTTATGTGCATAATCCTCATTATCCTTGGACCCTTACTCTGCAGTGAAGAGCTGTGTCGTCATCTGCTAAAGCAGAGGAAGTCTCGTTTACTACAATCTCAGGTCAGCATAAATAATGTACCAAAAAAAAGTGCCTTAAAATAGAAGTATGGTTGCAAACTGTTACAGTTCATAGGATTATTTTTTCAATCGGCACACGTTTTTATCTCAATTGAGATTTAAACATTTCTACATCACCATGAGGATGAAtagtaatgacaataaaaacaatactaAAACAAAATGACGAACGTTTGAGCTTTCAATTAGTGCCACGACAAAGAGTCATTTCAAAGTGCAAACACACCGAAGAAGGTCTTGCCCTCCTCGGTCTCCAGCTCGGACAGCATGTTGGTTTCCGTCCACAGTTTGTCTCCTTTATACAGCTGGAACACTGCACCCAGATAGATGGTGTTGTACCAGCCCTGTCCATCTCTGTGGCTGTCCCCCTGAGCGGCCGTCTGGCAGGCCGACCTCACCGCGCTCATCAGAGACGCGTTGAAGCCTAAGGAGTCCGAGTACCGCCATATCCTGTGGCTGAGGGGTGTGAGGCGTTTTCCCGCTCCGTCCTTGCTGTCATCGTCGCAGGAGACCCTGAACGACGCCTGGCTGTAGACGAAGTAAAGGCCGGTTTGTGGGATAATGATCTGGTTCTCCATCAGCCGGAAGCCGCCCTGAGCGAATGCTTGGCCTTGACCGTTCTTCCACTCCAGCTTGTCCTGTGAGCTCACGTCCTCGTCGTAGCTACCTggaaagagaggagatgaagttACAGCCTTGAAAACATCCATTCACACTGGAGTGATTAACTAaccattgtgttgttttggaGAGTGAAATGTAAGGCCAGTGAAGAACTAATACAACGCACTTCCTCATTGTGCTTCTGGCTAACACACTTCTAAAAGGAAGCAACACATCGCACACACGTGGAAGAAAGAGTCTGCGGGGCTCTTTTTGAAAGGCGAGACTGTGATCCCATTGTTTGCTGAGAAATCAAGGTAGGCTGTATGACTCACCTTCTAAATGGATGGCTGCCTTGGCATTGCTGCTGATTTGCCTCAGCGTGGAGTGGGgatctgaggagaggagaggaggacaaatGTGAGCTTGTctccaaaaaacccccacataGACTCAAATGTATCTCACAAGGCCCCCTGAGACGTTTTTTAAATAAGCAGCGATGCACATAATCACCTGTTTTCTCAGCAGAGTCCTTCACGACCAGGGCCTCTGTTTGGCTTGACTGCGTCTGcatggaggggaaaagaggCTTATTAGAGATACTACAAACACAGACGATTTCCTGTCTTTGAAATATTTCTCATCAaattttggagagagagagcttctcCTTACCCTCATCTCTGACCCGTTCCAGTGCCAAGCAAAGAGCAGGACGCCTCCTGAACAAAGGGCCATAATGATAAGGGCCCTGATCACCTTCCACATCCACCCCGTAGCCGACTTCTTTTCTACCAGAACCACCGTCCTCGCCTCAAGACCCATCTCCAAGTCCCCTGGTGCAGTCGTGTAGTCCACCATGCTATGCTCAACTGTGATCTCACAGAGTTCACAACTTGCTTCGTTTGGGGGGGAAATCTAGCAGCTAAAACACTCGGCTGCGACGCTGTGTCAGTGTCTTCAGATGCTCTGTGGTGatgcttctctctttgtgttgctACTGTGTTCGAATGAAGCAGGGAGCTTGTAGTATTTATGCAGTGGCAGCTGCTTCAGCAGAAGGGAAACtccagtgatgtcactgtgtaaGTGGagaggcagcggcagcagcgagCTGAACCACGGAGGGAAGAGAGCCGCGGCCGGGAGGAAACGAAAAATCTCTGAAGTTTTTGTGGAGTTTTAGCAGAGATGGAAACCGCAGGGGTCGCGGTTTCAGGATGGGAAAGTGGTTGGTCGCTACTTTTGGgtttgaacacttttttttttacaccatgttgtaacacacacactggcgcgcacaacacacattgtgaatttcatcagaaaaaacccaaatactGTTCTCACACcgagacagacacagagtcacaaacacacataaacacatacgGGGTTCATTACTGAGTGGCCCACAGAATG
Encoded proteins:
- the tnfb gene encoding tumor necrosis factor b (TNF superfamily, member 2), producing the protein MVDYTTAPGDLEMGLEARTVVLVEKKSATGWMWKVIRALIIMALCSGGVLLFAWHWNGSEMRTQSSQTEALVVKDSAEKTDPHSTLRQISSNAKAAIHLEGSYDEDVSSQDKLEWKNGQGQAFAQGGFRLMENQIIIPQTGLYFVYSQASFRVSCDDDSKDGAGKRLTPLSHRIWRYSDSLGFNASLMSAVRSACQTAAQGDSHRDGQGWYNTIYLGAVFQLYKGDKLWTETNMLSELETEEGKTFFGVFAL